The Setaria viridis chromosome 6, Setaria_viridis_v4.0, whole genome shotgun sequence genome contains a region encoding:
- the LOC117861707 gene encoding uncharacterized protein has product MAEEAAAAGSSVVGRAVEEVRSALNEHADVVAELFGRVSSELRTGFAPAVDSFIGFFHAIDWKEPWLISMLTFHAILLLVTIISRRNVNFQLILSALTFSGVFLAERINTFLGQNWKSFSSQNYFDSQGLFISVVWSGPLLLITILILVNTLVTLCMLIVRWKRAELRHRARQARNKQD; this is encoded by the exons ATGGCGGAGGAGGCTGCCGCCGCGGGGTCGTCGGTGGTCGGGCGTGCTGTGGAGGAGGTGCGCTCCGCCCTCAATGAGCACGCCGATGTCGTAGCCGAGCTCTTCGGCCGCGTCTCCTCCGAGCTTCGCACCGGCTTCGCACCAGCCGTCGACTCCTTCATCGGATTCTTCCACGCCATCGACTGGAAG GAGCCTTGGTTGATCAGCATGCTAACTTTTCATGCCATTCTGCTGCTGGTTACCATCATCTCGAGGAGAAATGTCAATTTCCAGCTTATCTTGTCAGCGTTAACAT TTTCTGGTGTATTTCTCGCTGAGAGAATAAACACCTTTCTAGGACAAAACTGGAAGAGCTTCTCTAGCCAAAACTATTTTGATTCCCAAGGCCTCTTCATTTCAGTTGTCTGGTCTGGTCCCCTCCTTTTGATAACAATCCTTATTTTG GTGAACACTCTTGTGACGCTCTGCATGCTGATCGTAAGGTGGAAAAGGGCAGAGCTCAGGCATCGTGCTCGCCAGGCTCGTAACAAGCAGGACTGA